In Pseudobacter ginsenosidimutans, the following are encoded in one genomic region:
- a CDS encoding M16 family metallopeptidase produces the protein MKLPLKNILQFSCFLLIIGIAVACKETKVNPLPSDTAVRTGVLPNGLTYYIRKNAEPRQQAYLMLVNKVGSLLETDDQRGLAHFTEHMAFKGTKNFPKNSLVDALQKMGVRFGADLNAYTAFDQTVYKLDIPVNDTASLNRGMQILRDWAGGVEMVNEDIESERGVILEEKRQRKGAGERISEKTLPILLNNSRHVQRLPIGTEEVLKTFNPDLLRKFYHNWYRPDLQAIVVVGEFDLDVVEAQIKQLFGDLVKPADAPALPEYPVALTGKKTFNIVRDEEIKTVSLQWYGKEKIAPMLTDKDLRNGMTIQLFNDMLARRIVHLQRQSDPPFLQASAGIGPVTEGLGGPTVQISFLPGGIERGYKALMTELYRIKKHGFTDEELKRAKVALGEAQNNRYNNREKISSEAYANQYAQAFMQKTPYPSEEFLNKSIREQLGLITLDDADKLIETFFTTPDQDIIILAPADSKEALPAEAEIKKWMEATEDSKIEKYKEPEAASGLPAPAAKPGSIVEAKQLDEIGVTEWTLSNGARVILKPTSNQEDKILINAFSFGGTALYNQQDYDAASLAVPITLQGGVAGLDPEALSQLLAGKMVQYQPFISDYSEGFSAGSSKKDFETCLKLIHLYFTKTGLNESAVTGMLRNTRLELEKRNQVPGNIFMDSVNTFMTAGHWRKQPMTVQRLDAVKPARAVEIYKERFADAADFTFLITGSYQPDSIKVLVEQYIGSLPALNKKEAIVDMGIHFADQSRTIMVKQELENKATVQIVIPGAYKGTPWENVQLNALRTILQYRITEALRTKESATYTPSVNLQKSNYPSPRYGFVISFTCDPLRAKALTAEVRSVLAQLAQQGPTDDELGKFVAESRASIAKMSGTTDYWHSVLFASLQNGYDLNEVNSVEKYIGMLSKDRIKAGTNEFLTKKPFMDFYLLPK, from the coding sequence ATGAAACTACCATTGAAAAATATTTTACAGTTTTCCTGTTTCCTGCTGATCATCGGGATTGCCGTGGCTTGTAAGGAAACAAAGGTGAATCCGTTGCCCAGTGATACTGCTGTACGAACAGGCGTATTGCCCAACGGGCTCACATATTATATCAGGAAGAATGCCGAGCCCCGCCAGCAGGCTTACCTGATGCTGGTGAACAAAGTGGGCTCACTGCTGGAAACAGATGATCAGCGCGGCCTTGCGCATTTCACGGAGCATATGGCTTTCAAGGGAACAAAGAACTTTCCGAAGAACAGTTTGGTGGATGCCCTCCAGAAAATGGGCGTTCGCTTTGGCGCCGATCTCAATGCCTATACGGCATTCGATCAAACTGTATATAAGCTGGACATTCCCGTGAACGATACAGCTTCGCTTAACCGTGGCATGCAGATCCTGCGAGACTGGGCAGGAGGTGTTGAAATGGTGAACGAAGACATCGAATCTGAAAGAGGCGTGATCCTCGAAGAGAAACGACAGCGCAAAGGGGCAGGGGAGCGGATCAGCGAAAAAACGTTACCTATCCTCCTCAATAATTCGCGGCATGTGCAACGCCTTCCGATCGGAACCGAAGAAGTGCTGAAGACATTCAATCCTGATTTATTACGCAAATTCTATCACAACTGGTATCGTCCGGATCTCCAGGCCATTGTAGTGGTAGGTGAATTTGATCTTGATGTGGTTGAGGCACAGATCAAACAATTGTTCGGAGATCTCGTGAAGCCTGCTGATGCACCGGCCTTGCCTGAATATCCCGTTGCACTTACCGGTAAGAAAACATTCAATATAGTGCGTGATGAAGAGATCAAAACCGTTTCGCTGCAATGGTATGGCAAAGAAAAGATTGCTCCAATGCTCACGGATAAGGATCTACGAAATGGCATGACGATCCAGCTTTTCAACGATATGCTCGCCAGGCGGATCGTTCACCTGCAACGGCAAAGCGATCCTCCCTTCCTGCAGGCGAGCGCCGGGATCGGTCCGGTTACTGAAGGACTTGGCGGCCCTACTGTTCAGATCAGTTTCCTCCCCGGTGGCATCGAGCGCGGCTACAAGGCATTGATGACTGAGCTCTACCGAATAAAGAAACACGGATTTACTGATGAAGAACTCAAGCGCGCCAAAGTGGCCCTGGGCGAAGCACAGAATAACCGTTACAATAACCGGGAAAAGATCAGTTCCGAAGCCTATGCTAACCAATATGCACAAGCGTTCATGCAAAAAACGCCTTATCCTTCAGAGGAATTCCTCAACAAATCGATCCGCGAACAACTGGGGTTGATCACGCTGGATGATGCAGATAAACTGATCGAAACATTTTTCACCACACCCGACCAGGACATCATTATCCTTGCCCCGGCCGACAGCAAAGAAGCATTGCCTGCCGAAGCGGAGATCAAAAAATGGATGGAGGCAACAGAAGACAGTAAGATCGAAAAATACAAGGAGCCTGAAGCTGCTTCCGGATTGCCTGCACCTGCTGCAAAACCAGGCAGTATCGTGGAAGCGAAGCAACTTGATGAGATCGGCGTTACTGAGTGGACGCTCAGCAATGGCGCCAGGGTGATCCTGAAACCCACCAGCAACCAGGAAGACAAGATCCTGATCAATGCTTTCAGTTTTGGTGGAACTGCATTGTACAATCAACAGGATTATGATGCTGCATCACTGGCCGTTCCCATTACTTTGCAGGGCGGTGTGGCCGGACTGGATCCCGAAGCTTTGTCGCAACTCCTTGCCGGAAAGATGGTGCAATACCAGCCTTTCATCTCTGATTATTCCGAAGGTTTCAGCGCCGGCAGCAGTAAGAAAGATTTCGAGACCTGCCTGAAGCTGATCCATCTTTATTTCACAAAAACAGGTCTCAACGAAAGCGCTGTTACAGGCATGCTACGCAATACGAGGCTGGAACTGGAGAAAAGGAACCAGGTGCCCGGGAATATTTTCATGGACAGTGTAAATACTTTCATGACCGCCGGCCACTGGCGCAAACAACCGATGACCGTTCAAAGGCTCGATGCAGTGAAACCTGCTCGTGCAGTGGAGATCTACAAAGAAAGGTTTGCCGATGCAGCTGATTTTACTTTCCTCATCACCGGCAGTTATCAGCCTGATTCCATCAAAGTATTGGTGGAGCAATACATTGGTAGTCTTCCTGCATTGAATAAGAAAGAAGCAATAGTGGATATGGGCATACATTTCGCTGACCAGAGCCGTACCATCATGGTGAAGCAGGAGCTGGAGAATAAAGCTACTGTACAGATCGTGATACCTGGTGCTTATAAAGGGACGCCCTGGGAAAATGTGCAGCTGAATGCCCTGCGTACCATCTTACAATACCGTATAACCGAAGCCTTGCGTACAAAAGAAAGCGCCACTTATACGCCTTCAGTGAATTTGCAGAAATCGAATTATCCTTCTCCCCGCTATGGTTTCGTTATCTCTTTTACCTGCGATCCGTTAAGGGCGAAAGCGCTGACGGCTGAAGTGAGATCCGTGCTGGCTCAATTGGCGCAGCAGGGGCCAACTGATGATGAACTGGGTAAATTTGTGGCGGAGAGCAGGGCCAGTATCGCGAAGATGTCGGGCACTACTGATTACTGGCATAGTGTACTATTTGCCAGCCTGCAGAATGGATATGATCTGAATGAAGTGAACAGCGTTGAGAAATATATCGGCATGTTGAGTAAAGACCGGATCAAAGCTGGAACAAATGAATTCCTGACAAAGAAACCCTTTATGGATTTTTATTTACTGCCAAAGTAA
- a CDS encoding CPBP family intramembrane glutamic endopeptidase — protein sequence MIKVREVINKFPIISFIVLTFLVSHIANPIVVELIHIVFPGFTFSFPEAQLNERSLIAQYGPTIAALFLIIRLNGFRGLQSIIHFNRVTSATAGWLFVALALPLVMIVLSYLAAGVSFPALLTTLNDHWQVYVMIIAGFLISAGLAEEFGWRGFLLPRLLKTNSPLMATFIVFVVVSLWHFPALLAGWKTEPILPWTILSLAITIVHSWFFFRSGGNLVVVILFHASFDAQYSFYSRFIPGMNIANTPFHQGWAYILFYCLLALVIIVLTKGNLGSDCLAWNKRQKPPSHSTNHEFE from the coding sequence ATGATAAAAGTAAGAGAGGTCATAAATAAATTTCCCATTATCTCTTTTATAGTGCTCACATTTTTGGTCAGCCATATCGCTAATCCAATTGTGGTTGAATTGATCCATATTGTATTCCCCGGTTTTACATTCAGCTTTCCCGAAGCACAATTGAACGAAAGAAGCCTGATAGCGCAATATGGGCCAACCATCGCAGCCCTATTTCTCATTATTCGGTTAAATGGATTCCGCGGATTACAATCCATCATACATTTCAACCGGGTAACCAGTGCAACAGCCGGCTGGTTATTTGTAGCTCTGGCCTTGCCGTTAGTGATGATCGTTCTATCTTATCTGGCTGCAGGAGTAAGCTTTCCTGCTTTGTTGACCACGTTAAATGATCATTGGCAAGTTTACGTTATGATCATTGCAGGTTTCCTCATTTCTGCAGGGCTTGCTGAAGAATTCGGATGGCGCGGATTCCTGCTTCCTCGGCTACTGAAGACAAACTCCCCCTTGATGGCCACATTTATCGTTTTTGTTGTTGTGAGCCTATGGCACTTCCCTGCCCTGCTCGCAGGCTGGAAAACCGAACCGATATTGCCCTGGACCATTCTTTCGCTTGCCATCACAATAGTTCATTCATGGTTTTTTTTTAGATCCGGAGGCAATCTTGTTGTGGTGATACTCTTTCATGCTTCATTTGATGCGCAATACTCGTTCTATTCCCGCTTTATTCCCGGTATGAACATTGCCAACACACCCTTTCACCAGGGTTGGGCGTATATTCTATTTTATTGTCTACTGGCTTTGGTAATAATCGTATTAACAAAAGGAAATTTAGGATCCGATTGCCTGGCCTGGAATAAAAGGCAAAAGCCACCCTCCCATTCAACCAATCATGAATTTGAATGA
- a CDS encoding cytochrome c maturation protein CcmE domain-containing protein, with translation MKKTHIVILVAIAAGIMILLSFMGDLSTYETLASARQKEGKTVTVITQLDRSFANPIEYDAVKNPNLTRFHVMDSLGNKATVLYYFEKPFDMEKSDRIVLKGKMKGDIFEISRKDGILIKCPSKYKDDPKAAYNNLTTKVN, from the coding sequence ATGAAAAAAACACATATCGTTATCCTGGTGGCTATTGCAGCCGGTATCATGATCCTTCTCAGTTTTATGGGAGATCTGTCTACTTATGAAACCCTCGCTTCAGCCCGCCAGAAAGAAGGTAAAACTGTAACCGTGATCACGCAACTGGACAGGTCCTTTGCCAATCCCATCGAATACGATGCTGTAAAGAACCCCAACCTGACACGCTTCCACGTTATGGACTCTCTCGGCAACAAAGCCACCGTGCTCTATTACTTCGAGAAACCTTTCGATATGGAAAAAAGCGATCGCATTGTGCTGAAAGGAAAGATGAAGGGCGATATTTTTGAGATCTCACGCAAAGACGGTATCCTTATTAAATGCCCATCCAAATACAAGGATGATCCCAAAGCTGCCTATAATAATCTCACTACAAAAGTAAACTGA
- a CDS encoding MutS-related protein: MSFITDQQTLNDISIFSKSGKPSIYAFFNQTHTAGGAELLEQMFRAPLSNREDINRRSAIFRHFQQRKPELPFQSMWFDAAGHYLENSDARTRLTHEDNSLKRKFSSLIGSDTAFQFVANGVDAVSNIVTAIYAFVNSDVLKGNEDIEKETAHVLARMEDPAFKQVLQLAALKKRSFEDTALLDKLYRFTLRETIMKVVHYCYAIDLYHCVANVATKLELAFPVATDGNSELMLNKAWHPLVERAVPNSFELLPGQQVVFLTGANMAGKSTFMKTMGICMYLAHMGFPVPAKSMQFSVRDGIFTTINLADNLNMGHSHFYAEVLRVKNIVEQVRQGHNLFVIFDELFRGTNVKDAGDGTVAITHAFAMQKQTLFVVSTHIIEAADELKQRCDNIRYVYMPTYMEGSVPRYTYTLEEGVTGDRHGMLIIQNEGMLDMLRESSAVQTSTGQGAFQTDQQTMEDLNISGKYKQNSIFSIFNATKTRDGERKLDQLFTNPLTNAQTINERAAIYSFFSSQQLQFPVSPAQFVRMEDYVKDRPFDTRIQLFMRGTRRQALNMLGVKKEMEEAAEGLFATLQVLNAVRVFLDAAWVKEAPEKIKAAIDVANIFLADPKLKQAQTFKSAAEIGWKELIGYEIWLFNKMNKSIANLLHLLYELDVNISVGNTAKRLGLSFAKALEGAGNELNITGGFHPAITNAKGNDIEFGASSNFMFLTGANMAGKSTLMKTTGVCVYLAHMGFPVPARNMHFHPMEGLYTSINVADNLNMGYSHFYAEVLRVKHIAEQVSAQKRLFVMFDELFKGTNVKDAYDATLAFSKAFHDFNRCIFIISTHIVEVGTALGLHTAGIQFKFMPTVMQGNSPVYTYELTNGISNDRHGMVIIRQEGIIDMLSEIEEVYNTHP; this comes from the coding sequence ATGAGTTTCATTACAGACCAGCAAACGCTGAACGACATCAGCATATTCAGCAAAAGTGGAAAACCTTCCATTTATGCGTTCTTTAATCAGACCCATACGGCAGGGGGCGCGGAATTATTGGAACAAATGTTCCGCGCTCCCCTGTCTAACAGGGAAGATATCAATCGCAGAAGCGCTATTTTCCGCCATTTCCAGCAACGCAAACCGGAGCTGCCTTTCCAGTCAATGTGGTTCGATGCTGCCGGGCATTACCTGGAGAATTCGGATGCACGTACACGTTTGACGCATGAAGACAATAGCCTGAAACGGAAATTCTCCTCCCTCATCGGGTCCGATACTGCGTTTCAGTTTGTAGCGAATGGTGTGGATGCTGTTTCGAATATCGTTACAGCCATCTATGCTTTCGTGAACTCCGATGTGCTGAAAGGGAACGAGGATATAGAAAAGGAAACAGCGCATGTGCTTGCCCGTATGGAAGACCCTGCATTTAAACAGGTGCTGCAACTGGCCGCATTGAAGAAGAGGTCCTTTGAAGATACTGCGCTGCTGGACAAACTGTATCGTTTCACGCTGCGGGAAACCATCATGAAGGTTGTGCATTACTGTTATGCGATCGATCTTTACCATTGTGTTGCCAATGTTGCCACGAAGCTGGAACTGGCTTTCCCTGTAGCCACCGATGGCAATTCGGAACTGATGCTGAACAAAGCCTGGCATCCGCTGGTGGAGCGGGCTGTGCCCAACAGTTTTGAGCTATTGCCCGGACAGCAGGTGGTATTCCTCACCGGAGCCAATATGGCCGGCAAATCCACCTTCATGAAAACGATGGGCATCTGCATGTACCTCGCGCATATGGGATTCCCCGTTCCGGCAAAATCCATGCAATTCTCCGTGCGCGATGGCATCTTTACCACCATCAACCTGGCCGATAACCTCAACATGGGGCATAGTCATTTCTATGCTGAAGTGTTGCGCGTGAAGAATATCGTGGAGCAGGTAAGGCAGGGGCATAATCTCTTCGTGATCTTCGATGAGCTGTTCAGGGGCACCAATGTGAAGGATGCAGGCGATGGCACTGTGGCCATCACGCATGCATTTGCCATGCAAAAGCAAACATTGTTTGTTGTATCCACCCATATCATCGAAGCGGCCGATGAACTGAAGCAGCGCTGCGATAATATCAGGTATGTATACATGCCTACATACATGGAGGGGTCTGTACCTCGTTATACTTATACACTGGAAGAAGGAGTGACGGGCGATCGTCATGGTATGCTGATCATTCAGAACGAAGGCATGCTGGATATGCTTCGTGAATCTTCTGCTGTTCAGACTTCAACAGGGCAGGGCGCATTTCAAACCGATCAGCAAACGATGGAAGACCTGAACATCTCTGGCAAATACAAACAGAATTCCATCTTCAGTATATTCAATGCCACCAAAACCAGGGACGGCGAACGTAAGCTGGACCAGCTCTTCACAAATCCGCTTACAAATGCGCAAACCATCAATGAACGCGCAGCTATTTATTCCTTCTTCAGCAGTCAGCAACTTCAGTTCCCGGTAAGTCCTGCACAGTTTGTGCGAATGGAGGATTATGTGAAGGACAGACCTTTCGATACCCGTATTCAACTGTTCATGCGTGGAACAAGAAGGCAGGCATTGAACATGCTTGGGGTGAAGAAAGAAATGGAAGAAGCAGCAGAAGGATTGTTCGCAACATTGCAGGTGCTGAATGCAGTACGTGTATTCCTGGATGCAGCCTGGGTAAAAGAAGCGCCTGAAAAAATTAAAGCAGCCATCGATGTAGCGAACATTTTTCTTGCTGATCCGAAACTGAAACAGGCGCAGACTTTCAAAAGCGCTGCAGAGATCGGCTGGAAGGAGCTGATCGGATATGAGATCTGGCTGTTCAACAAGATGAATAAATCGATTGCAAATCTGCTTCATCTTTTATATGAACTCGATGTAAATATTTCTGTTGGCAATACAGCCAAACGATTGGGGCTTTCCTTTGCAAAGGCCCTGGAGGGAGCAGGCAATGAATTGAATATTACAGGTGGTTTCCACCCGGCCATTACCAATGCAAAGGGGAACGATATTGAATTCGGGGCGTCATCCAATTTCATGTTCCTCACAGGAGCGAATATGGCCGGTAAATCAACCCTGATGAAAACGACCGGCGTTTGCGTTTACCTCGCTCATATGGGCTTTCCCGTTCCCGCCCGCAACATGCATTTTCATCCCATGGAAGGCCTCTATACCAGTATCAATGTGGCTGATAACCTTAATATGGGCTACAGTCATTTCTATGCAGAGGTACTGCGTGTGAAACATATCGCAGAACAGGTATCGGCACAAAAAAGATTGTTCGTCATGTTCGACGAGCTGTTCAAGGGAACGAACGTAAAAGATGCTTACGATGCCACACTCGCTTTCTCGAAAGCATTCCATGATTTCAACCGTTGCATCTTCATCATCTCCACACATATTGTGGAAGTGGGAACAGCGCTGGGCCTGCATACAGCAGGCATACAATTCAAATTCATGCCAACCGTGATGCAGGGCAATTCGCCTGTGTACACCTACGAGCTTACCAACGGTATATCGAATGACCGTCATGGTATGGTTATCATCAGGCAGGAAGGCATAATAGATATGCTGTCTGAGATCGAAGAAGTATATAACACACATCCATAA
- the ccsA gene encoding cytochrome c biogenesis protein CcsA: MNYIGEHLFPGQLGHFLVVLSLIASLIATIAYFKSAQAVVPDEAASWKRIGRIAFIIDFASVVVVFALIFFIIWNHWFEYYYAYNHSDVSLEPKYLISSIWEGQEGSFMLWTVWHGVIGMILMKTSKKWEAPVMTVISFAQLCLATMVLGVYIFDLKIGSTPFLLTRDQFQDAPIFQRADYLSLQSMQDGRGLNQLLQNYWMVIHPPILFLGFASTIVPFAYAIAGLWKKDFGGWIKDALPWNLFSAGILGLGIMMGAKWAYESLTFGGYWAWDPVENASLVPWLILVAGIHTQLVYNSTGHSLRPTYFFFILTFILILYSTYLTRSGDLQDTSVHAFTGSGMNWQLRLFVAAFSIPALLLYIKRYKLIPSIRKEESTYSREFWMFIGSLVLFLSGMFIITATSLPVINKIFGTNFVVGEDREFSYNRIQVFVAVILGLLTACTQYFKYKNTAKKEFGKKILVPTVVALLASVAISIWGGVDYDKYGLGFLIAIHLAIFANTYAVVANAAYIRIGLKGKLKAAGASVAHIGFGLMLAGMLISSSKTSVLSNNFLNPLNFGPEAKEKGVENMTLYQGVKMDMGKYWVTYVKDSSTVKDKKIFFFVDFESKDGKEKFTLKPDLIKNTKGQEQYSNNPDAKHYLHRDVFSYISYADKMVEGPDTAQFKSHIVKVGDTIFYSGGLMKFDSVTVNPNNEKHKFTSNDTAVMANFTLITGDQRKLGAFPVFYLEDSQPRYVIDTVFAQGMAVAMGPSDKEGYFNIGVKESSRMVPFVGLKVLQFPFINLVWIGTVIMVIGFVMSMFWRIRLLK; encoded by the coding sequence ATGAACTATATCGGTGAACACCTGTTTCCCGGGCAGCTTGGTCATTTCCTGGTTGTGCTCTCTCTGATCGCGTCCCTGATTGCTACCATCGCTTATTTCAAAAGTGCGCAGGCTGTTGTGCCCGATGAGGCCGCCAGCTGGAAGCGCATCGGACGTATCGCTTTCATCATTGATTTCGCTTCTGTAGTGGTTGTGTTCGCACTCATCTTCTTCATCATCTGGAATCACTGGTTCGAATATTATTACGCATATAATCACTCCGATGTTTCGCTCGAGCCCAAATACCTGATCAGTAGTATCTGGGAAGGACAGGAGGGCAGCTTCATGCTCTGGACCGTTTGGCATGGCGTGATCGGTATGATATTGATGAAGACTTCCAAAAAATGGGAAGCACCGGTAATGACCGTGATCAGTTTTGCACAGCTCTGCCTGGCCACCATGGTACTGGGCGTATACATTTTCGATCTCAAGATCGGCAGCACGCCTTTCCTGCTCACACGCGATCAATTCCAGGATGCACCGATATTCCAGCGTGCAGATTACCTCAGCCTGCAGAGTATGCAGGATGGCCGTGGCCTCAACCAATTGCTCCAGAATTACTGGATGGTGATCCACCCGCCGATCCTCTTCCTCGGTTTCGCCTCAACTATCGTTCCATTCGCCTACGCCATTGCAGGTCTCTGGAAAAAAGATTTCGGCGGCTGGATAAAAGATGCTCTTCCCTGGAACCTTTTCTCCGCGGGCATTCTGGGCCTCGGTATTATGATGGGCGCCAAATGGGCTTATGAATCACTCACCTTCGGTGGCTACTGGGCATGGGACCCCGTAGAGAATGCATCGCTGGTGCCCTGGCTGATCCTGGTGGCAGGCATCCACACACAGCTCGTTTACAATTCCACCGGCCACTCGCTCAGACCAACCTATTTCTTTTTCATACTAACGTTCATCCTTATCCTGTATTCCACCTACCTCACACGTAGCGGAGATCTGCAGGATACTTCCGTACACGCATTCACCGGCTCAGGTATGAACTGGCAACTGCGTTTGTTTGTGGCAGCCTTCTCCATTCCGGCTCTCCTGCTATATATTAAGAGATACAAGCTCATTCCGAGTATCAGGAAGGAAGAAAGTACTTATTCACGCGAATTCTGGATGTTCATCGGTTCACTGGTGCTCTTCCTGTCCGGCATGTTCATCATCACGGCCACTTCATTGCCGGTGATCAACAAGATCTTCGGGACCAATTTCGTGGTAGGGGAAGACAGGGAGTTCAGCTACAACCGCATACAGGTTTTTGTAGCCGTGATACTCGGTCTCCTCACAGCCTGTACACAATATTTCAAATACAAGAACACTGCAAAAAAGGAATTCGGTAAAAAGATACTGGTCCCAACCGTAGTGGCCCTGCTCGCAAGTGTTGCCATCAGCATCTGGGGCGGAGTTGATTACGATAAATACGGATTGGGCTTCCTCATTGCCATTCACCTTGCCATCTTCGCAAACACCTATGCAGTAGTGGCCAATGCCGCTTATATCCGCATCGGACTCAAAGGCAAACTGAAAGCAGCGGGCGCTTCCGTGGCGCATATTGGTTTCGGTCTCATGCTGGCGGGCATGCTCATCTCTTCTTCCAAAACATCGGTTCTCTCCAATAACTTCCTCAATCCGCTGAACTTTGGACCGGAAGCAAAAGAAAAAGGCGTTGAGAACATGACCCTTTACCAGGGCGTGAAAATGGACATGGGTAAATACTGGGTCACGTATGTGAAAGATTCTTCCACCGTCAAAGACAAGAAGATCTTCTTCTTCGTGGATTTTGAATCGAAAGATGGAAAAGAGAAATTCACATTGAAACCTGACCTGATCAAGAACACGAAAGGACAGGAGCAGTATTCCAATAATCCCGATGCCAAACATTACCTGCATCGCGACGTATTCAGCTATATCAGTTATGCCGATAAGATGGTGGAAGGTCCGGATACAGCTCAGTTCAAGAGCCATATCGTGAAAGTGGGCGATACCATTTTCTATTCCGGCGGTCTGATGAAATTCGACAGCGTTACCGTTAACCCCAATAACGAAAAGCACAAGTTCACTTCAAATGATACAGCTGTGATGGCCAACTTCACGCTCATCACCGGCGACCAGCGTAAGCTCGGAGCTTTCCCGGTATTCTACCTGGAAGACAGCCAGCCGCGCTATGTGATAGACACCGTGTTTGCGCAGGGAATGGCAGTGGCTATGGGGCCCTCAGACAAGGAAGGTTATTTCAATATCGGTGTAAAGGAATCCAGCCGCATGGTGCCTTTCGTTGGGCTGAAAGTATTACAATTTCCTTTCATAAATCTCGTATGGATCGGCACCGTGATCATGGTGATCGGTTTTGTAATGAGTATGTTCTGGAGGATACGGTTGCTGAAATAG